From the Actinomycetes bacterium genome, the window CCGACCCGTCGACTTCCCCGACCGGGCCGCGTTCGACGAGGCCCTGACCGGCGTGGTCGCCGCGGCCCGGCCCGATGTCGTCTGCCTGGCCGGGTTCATGCGGATCCTCGGCCCCCGGTTCGTCCGCAGCTTCCCCGACCGCATCGTCAACACCCACCCGAGCCTGCTGCCCGCCTTCCGGGGCGTTCACGCCGTCCGTGACGCCCTGGCCTACGGCGTTCGGGTGACGGGCTGCACCGTCCACCTCGTCGACGAGGAGGTCGACCATGGCCCGGTGCTCATGCAGGCGCCGGTCGCGGTCGAGGACGGCGACGACGAGGCGAGCCTGCACGACCGCATCAAGCAAGAGGAGCACCGGCTCCTGCCCGCCGCGGTCCGGCTGGTCGCGCACGGCCGGGTGCGCCTGGACGGCAGGCGCGCCCGGCTGCTGGCCGGCGGCCCCGAGCCCGCCGCGATTCCGGGCCCCGCTGCCGGTCCGGGCACTGCTGCCGGTCCGGGCACTGCTGCCGGTCCGGGCACTGCTGCCGGCCCTGCCGGCAGCGGACGCCGCGGGCGGGCGCCCGACCGCGAGCCCATCGACGGAGGAACGCCGTGACCGACCGCCAACCCATCCACCGCGCCCTCGTCTCGGTGTTCGACAAGGCCGGCCTCGAGCGGCTCGCTGCGGCCCTGCGGGCGGCCGGCGTCGAGGTGGTGTCGACCGGCTCCACCGCCCAGGCCCTCGAAGGGCACGGCCTGACCGTCACCCGGGTCGAGACGGTCACCGGCTTCCCGGAACTGCTCGACGGCCGGGTCAAGACCCTGCATCCCAAGGTGCACGCCGGCCTGCTCGCCGACCGGCGCCGCCCCGAGCACGCCGCCCAGCTCCAGGCGGCCGGGGTCGCCCCGTTCGACCTGGTGGTCTGCAACCTCTACCCCTTCGAGGAGACGGTGGCTGACCCCCGGGCCGGCGAGGACCTGGCCGTCGAGCGGATCGACGTCGGCGGCTCGGCCATGGTGCGGGCGGCGGCCAAGAACTTCGCGTCGGTCGCGGTCGTCTGCGACCCGGCCGACTACGGCCTGGTCGAGGCCGCGCTGGCCGCAGGCGGGACCACGCTGGCCGAGCGCCGCGCGCTGGCTGCGCGGGCGTTCGCCCGGACCGCCGCCTACGACGGCGCGGTGGCGGCCTGGTTCACCCGCGACCAGGCGTTCCCGGCGACGCTGCCCCTCACCGCCCGGCTCGTGCAGACCCTCCGCTACGGCGAGAACCCCCACCAGGCAGCCGCTTTCTACGCCCTCGGCGGTCCGGGTCCCGCCGTCACGCCCGGCCGGGCCGCCCCGCAGGGCCCCACCCCGGCCCCGCGGCTGGCGCCGGCAAGGAGCTGTCCTACAACAACCTGCTGGATGCCGACGCGGCCCTCGGCCTGGTCGCCGAGTACGCCGACCGTCCGTTCGCGGTGGTCGTCAAGCACACCAACCCGTGCGGCGCCGCACCCGGTGAGACCCTGGACGCCGCCTACGCCGCCGCCCTGGAAGGCGACCCGGTGAGCGCCTTCGGCGGCGTCGTGGGCCTGTCCCGAGCACTCGACGAGGCCACCGCGCAGCGCCTGGCCGGGGTGTTCACCGAGCTGGTGCTCGCCCCCGGGTTCGACGCCCCGGCCAGGCAGGTGCTGGCCGGCAAGCCGTCACTCCGGCTCCTCGAGGTGGACCTGGCCAGCCTGCCCGGAGCGGGCGGGGCCCGGTCCCTGGCCGTGCGGTCGGTGGCCGGTGGCCTGCTCGTGCAGGAGGCCGACCTCGCGGCCGACGACCCGGCCGCCTGGACGGTCGCGGCCGGCGCTCCGCCCGCGCCGGCCACCCTGGACGAGCTGGCCCTGGCCTGGACGGTGGCCAGGCACGTGAAGTCCAACGCGGTCGTGCTCGTCAACCACGGACGGGTGGTCGGCGTCGGCGCCGGCCAGATGAGCCGGGTCGACTCGGTCCGGGTCGCGGTCGCCAAGGCCGGCGCCCGGGCCGTCGGCGCGGTGGCCGGAAGCGACGCGTTCTTCCCGTTCCCCGACGGCGTGGAGGAGCTGGCCGCCGCCGGGGTCCGGGCCGTGGCCCATCCCGGCGGCAGCGTCCGCGACGCCGAGGTGACCGCCGCCGCCGACCGCGCCGGCCTCACCCTCGTGCTCACGGGCCGCCGCCACTTCCGCCACTGAGTTGCGGGCCAGGACCTGGAACACACGCCGGCCTGGTCGATGTCGCGCTCGGCGTGCTCGTCCTGGTCACCGCGGCCGTAGCCATTGCAGCCGCGGTAGCGTTGCCGGGTACGCCGGTTGGAGGGAGCAAGGAGACAAGATGCCCGCAAGGATCCTCGACGGCAGGGCGGCAGCGGCCCAGATCCGGGCCGAGCTGGCCCCGGAGATCGAACGGCTCGCGGCCGCAGGGCGCCGTCCAGGGCTGGCCGCGGTGCTGGTCGGCGACGACGAGGCGTCCCACATCTACGTGGGGGCCAAGCAGCGGGCGGCGGCCAACGTCGGCATCGACTCGCGCCGGGTCTCGCTGCCGGCCGACTCGAGCCAGGCGCAGGTGCTGGACGCGGTGGCCGAGCTGAACGCCGACCCGGCCGTGCACGGGATCATCGTGCAGCTCCCCCTGCCCGACGGTCTCGACCCGGTGGCGGTGCAGGAGGCGATCGACCCGGCCAAGGACGTGGACGGCCTGCATCCCTGGAACGAGGGACGCCTGCTCCGGGGCGACCCGGCTTTCGCCCCCTGCACCCCGGCCGGCATCGTGGAGCTGCTCCGCCGGGAGCGGGTGCCGGTGGAGGGCAGCCACGTGGTCATCGTGGGGCGCGGGCTGCTCGTCGGGCGGCCGCTGGCGGTGCTGCTGTCGGCCAAGGCGGCCGGGGCGAACGCGACCGTGACCATCTGCCACACCGGGACCCGCGGGTTGTCGAGCTTCACCCGCGAGGCCGACGTGCTGGTCGCGGCGGCCGGGCGGCCGGCCATGATCGGGCCGGACATGGTGCGGCCGGGCGCGACCGTGGTCGACGTCGGCAACCACCGGGTGGACGGCGCCCTGGTCGGCGACGTGGCCCCCGAGGTGGCCGAGGTCGCCGGTGCGCTCACTCCGGTCCCGGGCGGGGTGGGGCCGATGACGGTGGCGATGCTCCTGGCCAACACGGTGCGCGCCGCTGGCGGCACGACCTGAGCCACCCGCCGGTCCAACCGCACTGAGCGGCCCGGCGGGCCTCTCCCGCTGCAGGCCGGCGGGCCTCTCGCTGCAGGCGGGCTCGTCAGCCCCGGGCGTCGAGGGGCCGGT encodes:
- a CDS encoding bifunctional 5,10-methylenetetrahydrofolate dehydrogenase/5,10-methenyltetrahydrofolate cyclohydrolase, coding for MPARILDGRAAAAQIRAELAPEIERLAAAGRRPGLAAVLVGDDEASHIYVGAKQRAAANVGIDSRRVSLPADSSQAQVLDAVAELNADPAVHGIIVQLPLPDGLDPVAVQEAIDPAKDVDGLHPWNEGRLLRGDPAFAPCTPAGIVELLRRERVPVEGSHVVIVGRGLLVGRPLAVLLSAKAAGANATVTICHTGTRGLSSFTREADVLVAAAGRPAMIGPDMVRPGATVVDVGNHRVDGALVGDVAPEVAEVAGALTPVPGGVGPMTVAMLLANTVRAAGGTT
- the purN gene encoding phosphoribosylglycinamide formyltransferase: MTGTPDHQIDQAGGNMADVRRMVVLVSGHGSNLQSLMDAAADPSYGAEVVLVASDRPGAYGLERARAAGVETAVVRPVDFPDRAAFDEALTGVVAAARPDVVCLAGFMRILGPRFVRSFPDRIVNTHPSLLPAFRGVHAVRDALAYGVRVTGCTVHLVDEEVDHGPVLMQAPVAVEDGDDEASLHDRIKQEEHRLLPAAVRLVAHGRVRLDGRRARLLAGGPEPAAIPGPAAGPGTAAGPGTAAGPGTAAGPAGSGRRGRAPDREPIDGGTP